The following coding sequences lie in one Pseudomonas marvdashtae genomic window:
- the dinB gene encoding DNA polymerase IV → MTQRKIIHVDCDCFYAAIEMRDDPQLAGKPLAVGGSADRRGVIATCNYEARAYGVRSAMSSGHALKLCPDLTIVKPRMDAYREASKEIHTIFSDYTDLIEPLSLDEAYLDVSASAHFGGSATRIAQDIRRRVSNQLHITVSAGVAPNKFLAKIASDWKKPNGLFVITPDQVEDFVSALPVNKLHGVGKVTADKLNRLGIVDCRHLREWDKLALVREFGSFGERLWSLARGIDDRLVHNDSRRQSISVENTYDVDLPDLQSCLDKLPELMETLSGRIARIDSSYRPGKPFVKVKFHDFTQTTLEQAGAGRDLGSYQLLLTQAFNRGGKPVRLLGIGVRLEDLRGGFEQLELFER, encoded by the coding sequence ATGACGCAACGCAAAATCATCCACGTCGACTGCGACTGCTTCTATGCCGCGATCGAAATGCGCGATGATCCGCAACTGGCCGGCAAACCCCTGGCGGTCGGCGGCTCGGCGGACCGGCGTGGCGTGATCGCAACCTGCAATTACGAGGCGCGGGCCTATGGCGTGCGCTCGGCCATGTCCTCCGGTCACGCCTTGAAACTCTGTCCGGACCTGACCATCGTCAAGCCGCGGATGGATGCCTATCGGGAAGCGTCGAAGGAAATCCATACGATTTTCAGTGATTACACCGACCTTATCGAACCGTTGTCCCTGGACGAGGCCTATCTGGATGTCTCCGCCAGCGCGCATTTCGGAGGCAGCGCCACGCGTATCGCCCAGGACATTCGCCGACGGGTTTCCAATCAGTTGCACATCACTGTGTCTGCCGGCGTCGCGCCGAACAAATTCCTCGCCAAGATTGCCAGTGACTGGAAAAAGCCCAACGGCTTGTTCGTCATCACCCCCGACCAAGTAGAAGATTTCGTATCGGCCTTGCCAGTGAACAAGCTCCACGGTGTCGGCAAGGTCACCGCCGACAAGTTGAACAGGCTCGGTATTGTCGATTGCCGGCATCTGCGCGAGTGGGACAAGCTCGCGCTGGTGCGCGAATTCGGCAGTTTTGGCGAGCGACTCTGGAGCCTCGCCCGTGGCATTGACGACCGCCTGGTGCATAACGACAGTCGGCGTCAGTCCATCAGCGTTGAAAACACCTACGACGTCGATTTGCCCGACCTGCAGAGCTGTCTCGACAAGCTGCCCGAACTGATGGAAACCCTGAGCGGCCGCATCGCGCGGATTGACAGCAGCTACCGTCCGGGCAAGCCGTTCGTCAAAGTCAAATTTCATGACTTCACCCAGACCACCCTGGAACAGGCCGGGGCAGGGCGGGACCTGGGCAGTTATCAGTTGCTGTTGACCCAGGCCTTCAACCGCGGCGGCAAGCCGGTACGGTTGCTGGGAATAGGGGTGCGGCTGGAGGATTTACGGGGTGGGTTTGAGCAGTTGGAGTTGTTTGAGCGGTAA